A DNA window from Pseudarthrobacter sp. W1I19 contains the following coding sequences:
- a CDS encoding MFS transporter — translation MAGTLMTESGVRQVQRRTVVLLSAAQVFGGIGTGATVSIGSILAVELSGSSAWAGAVATVMTLGAALAALPLAALADRRGRRIGQVAGLSAAMAGALLMVLSVVTGLFVLLILGAAGIGIGTAASLQARFAAVDLADAEHRGRALSAVVWAVTVGAVTGPNLIQPGAAVGQALGLPPVAGPFVISAAGLLLAVVLLFFGLRPDPLLLARELAAVPSLNQPAGQPAANPAGHPVNQPAALQARAPGSLVRGMRAIRASRAALLAVAALVGAHGVMVGVMSMTPLHLQELLAGPGHAGHAATGDVLVIIGFTISLHIAGMFALSPVMGWLTDKAGRPETIMIGFATMITAVAVAGFGQDSTTAVAVGLVLLGVGWSASTISGSTLLAESVGQESRVVVQGVSDMLMGAAGAVGGAASGLVLSQAGYLGLNMAGAAIGATVLGAAMVTRAARRRESLTP, via the coding sequence ATGGCCGGCACTTTGATGACCGAAAGCGGAGTCCGCCAGGTGCAGCGGCGCACCGTGGTGCTGCTGAGTGCAGCCCAGGTGTTTGGCGGGATCGGGACCGGCGCCACAGTGTCCATCGGGTCCATCCTTGCCGTGGAGCTCTCCGGTTCCAGTGCGTGGGCCGGCGCCGTCGCCACCGTCATGACCCTCGGCGCTGCCCTGGCTGCCCTGCCCCTGGCCGCGCTGGCTGACCGGCGGGGACGCCGCATTGGCCAAGTGGCTGGACTGTCGGCCGCCATGGCCGGCGCGCTGCTGATGGTCCTGTCCGTTGTCACGGGCCTCTTCGTCCTGCTCATCCTCGGTGCAGCCGGCATAGGGATCGGCACCGCCGCCAGCCTGCAGGCGCGCTTCGCCGCCGTCGACCTCGCGGACGCCGAACACCGCGGCCGGGCATTGTCCGCCGTCGTGTGGGCCGTGACAGTCGGAGCCGTCACCGGACCCAACCTGATCCAGCCCGGGGCCGCAGTGGGCCAGGCCCTTGGCCTCCCTCCTGTCGCGGGTCCCTTTGTGATCTCGGCCGCCGGACTCCTGCTCGCCGTCGTCTTGCTCTTTTTCGGCCTTCGGCCGGACCCCCTGCTGCTGGCCCGGGAACTCGCCGCCGTGCCATCACTGAACCAGCCCGCAGGCCAGCCGGCCGCCAACCCCGCCGGCCACCCCGTCAACCAGCCGGCAGCCCTGCAGGCCCGGGCACCCGGGTCACTGGTCCGGGGGATGCGGGCCATCCGCGCATCCCGGGCAGCCCTGCTGGCGGTGGCCGCCCTGGTGGGAGCGCACGGGGTGATGGTGGGCGTGATGTCCATGACGCCGCTTCATCTGCAGGAACTTCTGGCCGGCCCTGGCCACGCCGGCCATGCTGCCACTGGCGACGTCCTGGTGATCATCGGCTTCACCATTTCCCTTCATATCGCCGGGATGTTCGCGCTGTCGCCCGTGATGGGGTGGCTGACAGACAAGGCCGGCAGACCTGAGACCATCATGATCGGCTTCGCGACAATGATCACGGCCGTCGCCGTTGCCGGATTCGGCCAGGACTCCACCACGGCGGTGGCGGTGGGGCTGGTCCTGTTGGGCGTGGGTTGGTCCGCGTCCACCATTTCCGGGTCAACCCTGCTTGCCGAGAGCGTTGGCCAGGAGTCCCGCGTGGTGGTCCAGGGCGTTTCCGACATGCTGATGGGGGCCGCGGGTGCGGTGGGCGGTGCCGCGTCCGGCCTGGTCCTCAGCCAGGCCGGCTACCTGGGGCTGAACATGGCCGGTGCGGCAATAGGAGCCACGGTGCTCGGCGCCGCCATGGTCACACGGGCGGCGCGGCGGCGGGAGTCTCTGACTCCCTAA
- a CDS encoding TerC family protein produces the protein MLDLPVWFEVGSFVVLGLILLIDLLLVVRRPHEPSMKEAGLWVAFYVSLALAFAGAMFAFTGPEYGGQFVAGWVTEYSLSIDNLFVFIIIMARFSVPRKYQQEVLMVGIIIALILRGIFILLGAIVIEQFSWVFYIFGAFLLWTAWKQAQDEGEDEEDRENPLIAKIRKIIPMSEKYDGGKLRTVVNGKKVFTPMVIVFITIGMTDLLFAVDSIPAIFGLTQSPFIVFTANLFALMGLRQLYFLLGGLMNRLIYLKHALSFILAFIGVKLVLHAMHVNELPFINGGKHIEWAPEIPTFVSLAVIVGTILIAVVASLLSSKAKESHLDPRLEEDVRKSHSDVD, from the coding sequence GTGCTCGATTTGCCCGTCTGGTTCGAGGTCGGCTCCTTTGTCGTCCTCGGCCTCATCCTCCTGATTGACCTTCTCCTGGTGGTCCGCCGCCCCCACGAACCCTCCATGAAGGAAGCCGGCTTGTGGGTGGCGTTCTACGTCTCCCTGGCCTTGGCGTTCGCCGGCGCCATGTTTGCCTTTACCGGACCGGAATACGGCGGCCAGTTCGTCGCCGGCTGGGTGACTGAATACAGCCTCAGCATCGACAACCTGTTTGTCTTCATCATCATCATGGCCAGGTTCTCGGTGCCCCGGAAGTACCAGCAGGAAGTGCTGATGGTGGGCATCATCATTGCCCTGATCCTGCGCGGCATCTTCATCCTGCTCGGCGCCATCGTCATCGAACAGTTCAGCTGGGTGTTCTACATCTTCGGCGCCTTCCTCCTCTGGACCGCCTGGAAGCAGGCCCAGGATGAGGGCGAAGACGAAGAGGACCGGGAAAACCCGCTCATCGCGAAGATCCGCAAGATCATCCCGATGTCGGAGAAGTACGACGGCGGCAAGCTCCGCACCGTGGTGAACGGCAAGAAGGTCTTCACCCCCATGGTCATCGTGTTCATCACCATCGGCATGACCGACCTGCTCTTCGCCGTCGACTCCATCCCCGCCATCTTCGGTCTCACCCAGAGCCCGTTCATTGTGTTCACGGCCAACCTCTTCGCCCTGATGGGCCTGCGCCAGCTGTACTTCCTGCTGGGTGGACTGATGAACCGCCTGATCTACCTGAAGCACGCACTGTCCTTCATCCTGGCGTTCATCGGCGTCAAGCTGGTCCTGCACGCCATGCACGTCAACGAACTGCCGTTCATCAACGGTGGCAAGCACATCGAGTGGGCTCCTGAGATCCCCACCTTCGTGTCCCTGGCAGTCATCGTTGGTACCATCCTGATCGCCGTGGTGGCCAGCCTCCTCAGCTCCAAGGCCAAGGAATCCCATCTCGATCCCCGCCTCGAGGAAGACGTCCGGAAGAGCCACAGCGACGTCGACTAG
- the uvrB gene encoding excinuclease ABC subunit UvrB codes for MSLAQEINRVVAPFEVISEFKPAGDQPAAIAELTERINNGEKDVVLLGATGTGKSATTAWLIEQVQRPTLVMVQNKTLAAQLANEFRELLPNNAVEYFVSYYDYYQPEAYVPQTDTFIEKDSSINEEVERLRHSATNALLTRRDVIVVATVSCIYGLGTPEEYIAGMVTLRRGQEMNRDALLRKFVSMQYARNDMDFHRGTFRVRGDTVEIIPMYEELALRIEFFGDEVENIYTLHPVTGEVIREETEMYVFPASHYVAGPERMTRAIKSIEDELASRLAVLEGQNKLVEAQRLRMRTTYDLEMMQQMGFCNGIENYSRHIDGRAGGTAPHCLIDYFPDDFLLVVDESHVTIPQIGAMYEGDMSRKRTLVDHGFRLPSAMDNRPLKWDEFLERIGQTVYLSATPGKYELGKADGYVQQIIRPTGLIDPEVIVKPTKGQIDDLLGEIRTRVEKDERVLVTTLTKRMAEDLTDYLLGHGIKVEYLHSDVDTLRRVELLRELRMGSFDVLVGINLLREGLDLPEVSLVSILDADKEGFLRSSTSLIQTIGRAARNVSGQVHMYADRITDSMANAIDETNRRRAIQVAYNKENGVDPQPLRKKIADITDQLAREDADTQELLNNNRLAKGGKRKAAAKGAAQVRSDGLAAAPAEDLVGLIEQLTEQMHGAAAELQFEVAARIRDEVSELKKELRQMQAAGHA; via the coding sequence ATGAGCCTTGCGCAGGAGATCAATCGTGTAGTAGCGCCCTTCGAGGTGATCAGCGAGTTCAAGCCGGCAGGCGACCAGCCCGCCGCCATCGCGGAGCTGACGGAGCGCATCAATAACGGTGAAAAGGACGTGGTGCTGCTCGGCGCCACCGGTACCGGCAAGAGCGCCACCACTGCCTGGCTGATCGAGCAGGTCCAGCGCCCCACCCTGGTGATGGTGCAGAACAAGACCCTCGCCGCGCAGCTGGCCAACGAGTTCCGGGAGCTGCTGCCCAACAACGCGGTGGAGTACTTCGTCTCCTACTACGACTACTACCAGCCCGAAGCCTATGTTCCGCAAACGGACACCTTCATCGAGAAGGACTCCTCCATCAACGAGGAAGTGGAGCGGCTTCGCCACTCAGCAACTAACGCCCTCCTGACCCGGCGGGACGTCATTGTGGTGGCCACCGTGTCCTGCATCTACGGCCTCGGCACGCCCGAAGAGTACATCGCGGGCATGGTCACGCTGCGCAGGGGCCAGGAAATGAACCGGGATGCGCTGCTGCGCAAGTTCGTTTCCATGCAGTACGCCCGCAACGACATGGACTTCCACCGCGGTACGTTCCGGGTGCGCGGGGACACAGTCGAGATCATTCCCATGTACGAGGAACTGGCCCTGCGGATCGAGTTCTTCGGGGACGAAGTGGAGAACATCTACACCCTGCACCCCGTCACGGGCGAGGTTATCCGGGAAGAGACCGAGATGTACGTCTTCCCGGCCTCGCATTATGTGGCCGGTCCGGAGCGGATGACCCGCGCCATCAAGTCCATTGAGGACGAACTGGCCAGCCGGCTGGCAGTGCTGGAGGGACAGAACAAGCTCGTGGAGGCGCAGCGCCTGCGGATGCGCACCACCTATGACCTGGAAATGATGCAGCAGATGGGCTTCTGCAACGGCATCGAAAACTATTCACGCCACATCGACGGGCGGGCCGGCGGCACGGCCCCCCACTGCCTCATCGACTACTTCCCGGACGACTTCCTGCTGGTGGTGGACGAATCCCACGTGACCATCCCGCAGATCGGGGCCATGTACGAAGGGGATATGTCCCGCAAGCGCACCCTGGTGGACCACGGCTTCCGGCTTCCCTCCGCCATGGACAACCGGCCGCTGAAATGGGACGAGTTCCTGGAGCGCATCGGGCAGACTGTCTACCTTTCCGCGACCCCGGGCAAGTACGAGCTGGGCAAGGCCGACGGCTACGTCCAGCAGATCATCCGTCCCACCGGCCTGATCGATCCCGAGGTCATCGTCAAACCCACCAAGGGCCAGATCGACGACCTCCTCGGAGAGATCAGGACCAGGGTGGAGAAGGACGAACGCGTCCTGGTCACCACGCTGACCAAGCGCATGGCCGAGGACCTCACGGACTACCTCCTGGGGCACGGCATCAAGGTGGAATACCTGCACTCCGACGTCGATACCCTGCGGCGGGTGGAGCTGCTGCGTGAACTGCGCATGGGCAGCTTTGACGTGCTGGTGGGCATCAACCTGCTCCGTGAAGGCCTTGACCTGCCGGAAGTCTCGCTGGTCAGCATCCTGGACGCGGACAAGGAAGGCTTCCTCCGGTCCTCCACGTCCCTGATCCAGACCATCGGCCGTGCAGCCCGCAACGTGTCCGGCCAGGTCCACATGTATGCGGACCGGATCACCGATTCCATGGCCAACGCTATTGACGAAACCAACCGGCGCCGCGCCATCCAGGTGGCCTACAACAAAGAGAACGGTGTGGACCCGCAGCCGCTGCGGAAAAAGATCGCCGACATCACCGACCAGCTGGCCCGGGAGGACGCGGACACCCAGGAACTGCTCAACAACAACCGCCTGGCCAAGGGCGGCAAGCGCAAGGCCGCAGCCAAGGGTGCCGCCCAGGTGCGTTCCGACGGCCTCGCCGCGGCTCCCGCCGAGGACCTGGTGGGCCTCATCGAGCAACTCACCGAGCAGATGCACGGGGCGGCAGCAGAGCTGCAGTTCGAGGTGGCGGCACGCATCAGGGACGAAGTCAGCGAGCTGAAGAAGGAACTGCGCCAGATGCAGGCCGCCGGACACGCCTGA
- the coaE gene encoding dephospho-CoA kinase codes for MLKIGLTGGIASGKSVAAARLKERGAVLVDADALAREVVEPGTEGLQRIVAEFGGGMLDGGGRLNRARLGEAVFGSPERLAVLNGIVHPLVRSRAAAIVAAAHDDAVVVQDIPLLVETGQGSDFHLVVVVDAPEDIRLQRMLEHRGMTAETARSRMAAQASREDRLAAADLVLHNSGSLQDLVDQVDRLWDQRLVPFAGNLAAGARAKRHGGPVLVPSDPLWAQQAQRLMSRIAKALPVEQRDAARLDHIGSTSVPGLEAKDVIDLQLTVPGIHAADALAPALAAAGFPVVPGITADTPKPSHPSREDWQKRFHVNADPGRDVNLHIRALGSAGWRFALCFRDWLRAEPAAAAEYLALKRRLAAAHSGDRSTAGYAEAKEDWFTAAEEALERWAKASGWQPPSYTS; via the coding sequence GTGCTGAAAATCGGGTTGACGGGCGGAATCGCATCAGGGAAGTCAGTCGCTGCGGCGCGGCTCAAGGAGCGCGGTGCCGTACTGGTGGATGCTGATGCGCTGGCGAGGGAAGTGGTGGAGCCCGGCACCGAAGGCCTCCAACGGATCGTCGCCGAGTTTGGCGGCGGGATGCTTGACGGCGGCGGGCGCCTCAATCGCGCCAGGCTCGGCGAGGCGGTGTTCGGCAGCCCGGAGCGCCTGGCGGTCCTGAACGGGATCGTCCATCCGCTGGTCCGGTCACGCGCTGCGGCCATCGTCGCGGCAGCGCATGACGACGCCGTGGTAGTGCAGGATATTCCGCTCCTCGTTGAGACCGGGCAGGGCAGCGACTTCCATCTCGTTGTGGTGGTGGACGCGCCGGAGGACATCAGGCTGCAGCGGATGCTGGAACACCGCGGGATGACGGCGGAGACTGCCCGTTCACGGATGGCGGCCCAGGCAAGCCGCGAGGACCGGCTTGCCGCCGCCGACCTCGTCCTGCATAACTCCGGCAGCCTGCAGGACCTGGTGGACCAGGTGGACCGGCTCTGGGATCAGAGGTTAGTGCCCTTTGCCGGCAACCTGGCGGCGGGAGCGCGCGCCAAACGGCACGGAGGACCTGTCCTGGTGCCCTCGGATCCGCTGTGGGCTCAGCAGGCCCAGCGGCTCATGAGCCGGATTGCCAAGGCCCTTCCCGTGGAGCAGCGGGACGCGGCGCGGCTGGACCATATCGGTTCCACGTCGGTTCCCGGTCTGGAGGCCAAGGACGTCATCGACCTGCAGCTGACCGTGCCCGGCATTCATGCCGCCGATGCCCTGGCTCCCGCGCTGGCCGCCGCCGGGTTCCCCGTGGTTCCCGGCATCACCGCCGACACCCCCAAACCCAGCCACCCAAGCCGCGAAGACTGGCAAAAGCGCTTCCACGTCAACGCCGACCCCGGGCGGGACGTGAACCTCCACATCCGGGCCCTGGGCTCCGCGGGCTGGCGTTTCGCCCTGTGCTTCCGGGACTGGCTCCGCGCCGAACCGGCAGCCGCCGCGGAATATCTTGCGCTGAAGCGACGGCTGGCGGCCGCTCACTCCGGTGACCGGTCCACGGCAGGTTACGCCGAGGCGAAGGAAGACTGGTTCACCGCAGCCGAAGAAGCCCTGGAACGGTGGGCCAAAGCCTCCGGCTGGCAGCCGCCGTCGTACACGTCCTGA
- a CDS encoding YigZ family protein, which produces MQEKESRAASYTTLAPGPDFRHEIEIKRSRFITVLRRAGTEETARDVVAGLRREFHDARHHCSAFIIGPDRDIQRSSDDGEPSGTAGIPMLEALAKRETAPGVADLSDVSAVVVRYFGGVLLGAGGLVRAYSESVSSALALVPLVRRSRLRICAADVPHAAAGRLENDLRAAGFVMAETSYTARHTVLRLAVPDDAAAIAGAAERLQLLTAGKTVLTPEGTEWVDAPLP; this is translated from the coding sequence GTGCAAGAGAAAGAGAGCCGGGCCGCCAGCTACACCACGCTGGCTCCCGGCCCGGATTTCCGCCATGAGATTGAGATCAAACGCTCCCGGTTCATCACTGTCCTGCGCCGGGCCGGCACGGAAGAAACAGCCAGGGACGTGGTGGCAGGCCTCCGCCGGGAATTCCACGACGCCCGGCACCACTGCTCAGCCTTCATCATCGGCCCGGACCGGGACATCCAGCGCTCAAGCGACGACGGCGAACCGTCCGGGACGGCAGGCATCCCCATGCTTGAGGCGCTGGCCAAAAGGGAAACGGCACCCGGGGTGGCCGACCTCAGCGACGTCAGTGCCGTCGTCGTGCGCTACTTCGGCGGAGTCCTGCTGGGAGCCGGCGGCCTGGTCCGCGCGTACTCGGAGTCCGTTTCCTCGGCTCTGGCGCTGGTGCCCCTGGTGCGCCGGAGCCGGCTGCGGATCTGCGCAGCCGACGTACCGCATGCTGCTGCCGGCCGGCTGGAAAACGACCTCCGCGCCGCCGGCTTCGTGATGGCCGAAACAAGCTACACAGCCCGGCACACAGTCCTGCGCCTGGCCGTACCGGATGACGCTGCGGCCATCGCCGGCGCCGCGGAACGGCTGCAGCTATTGACGGCCGGAAAAACCGTCCTGACCCCCGAAGGAACGGAATGGGTGGATGCCCCGCTCCCTTGA
- a CDS encoding GNAT family N-acetyltransferase has translation MPRSLDVSLADVDETVLEQLLELAKRDASPDEVAPPLGGPGWNLERTAWFFSYHRAAAQGLDGEAGEKTWVILAGGSPAGSIRLKRVATGNGRKSAETGIWLGRSFRSRGIGSAALRLVLAEARRAGLAEVTARTLAGNIGAQRLLTAAGAVLTYDDAGTVHAVVVL, from the coding sequence ATGCCCCGCTCCCTTGACGTGTCCCTCGCGGATGTGGATGAAACAGTCCTGGAGCAACTCCTGGAACTGGCCAAGCGCGACGCCTCCCCGGACGAGGTGGCTCCCCCGCTGGGCGGACCGGGCTGGAACCTGGAAAGGACAGCATGGTTCTTCAGCTACCACCGGGCCGCCGCACAGGGCCTCGACGGGGAAGCCGGCGAAAAAACCTGGGTCATCCTTGCCGGTGGCAGCCCCGCCGGTTCCATCCGGCTTAAACGTGTCGCTACCGGCAACGGCCGGAAAAGCGCGGAAACGGGGATCTGGCTGGGCAGAAGCTTCCGGTCCCGTGGCATCGGAAGTGCAGCCCTCCGCCTTGTCCTGGCCGAAGCGCGCCGGGCCGGATTGGCGGAAGTGACCGCCCGCACCCTGGCCGGGAACATTGGCGCACAGCGCCTCCTGACGGCGGCGGGGGCAGTGCTGACGTACGACGACGCCGGAACTGTACACGCCGTCGTCGTCCTCTAG
- the rpsA gene encoding 30S ribosomal protein S1, translated as MTITSTEKPGTPVVAINDIGTAEDFLAAVDATIKYFNDGDLVEGTVVKVDRDEVLLDIGYKTEGVIPSRELSIKHDVDPGDVVSVGDQVEALVLTKEDKEGRLILSKKRAQYERAWGDIEKVKEEDGVVTGTVIEVVKGGLILDIGLRGFLPASLVEMRRVRDLAPYIGQQIEAKIIELDKNRNNVVLSRRAWLEQTQSEVRSTFLNKLEKGQVRPGVVSSIVNFGAFVDLGGVDGLVHVSELSWKHIDHPSEVVEVGQEVTVEVLEVDLDRERVSLSLKATQEDPWQTFARTHALGQVVPGKVTKLVPFGAFVRVEDGIEGLVHISELAVRHVELAEQVVSVGDELFVKVIDIDLERRRISLSLKQANEGVDADSTEFDPALYGMAAEYDEEGNYKYPEGFDPESNEWLEGYENQRAAWEQQYADAQTRWEAHKKQVAQHAADDAAAATSGDSDSGTTSYSSEPAAADTGAGTLASDEALAALREKLTGN; from the coding sequence ATGACCATCACCTCCACCGAGAAGCCCGGTACCCCCGTAGTCGCCATTAACGACATCGGTACCGCTGAGGACTTCCTCGCAGCAGTCGACGCGACCATCAAGTACTTCAACGACGGAGATCTCGTCGAAGGTACCGTCGTCAAGGTCGACCGCGACGAAGTTCTGCTCGACATCGGTTACAAGACCGAAGGTGTCATCCCCTCCCGCGAGCTTTCCATCAAGCACGACGTTGATCCCGGAGACGTTGTCTCCGTTGGCGATCAGGTCGAAGCCCTGGTGCTCACCAAGGAAGACAAAGAAGGCCGCCTGATCCTCTCCAAGAAGCGCGCTCAGTACGAGCGTGCCTGGGGCGACATCGAGAAGGTCAAGGAAGAAGACGGTGTTGTCACCGGTACCGTCATCGAGGTCGTCAAGGGTGGTCTTATCCTCGACATCGGCCTGCGCGGCTTCCTGCCCGCATCCCTCGTCGAGATGCGCCGTGTGCGCGACCTGGCTCCGTACATCGGCCAGCAGATCGAAGCCAAGATCATCGAGCTGGACAAGAACCGCAACAACGTGGTCCTGTCCCGCCGTGCATGGCTCGAGCAGACCCAGTCCGAGGTCCGCTCCACGTTCCTCAACAAGCTGGAAAAGGGCCAGGTCCGTCCCGGCGTCGTTTCCTCCATCGTCAACTTCGGTGCCTTCGTGGACCTGGGCGGCGTAGACGGCCTGGTTCACGTTTCCGAGCTGTCCTGGAAGCACATCGACCACCCGTCCGAGGTTGTCGAAGTTGGCCAGGAAGTCACCGTCGAGGTTCTCGAGGTGGACCTGGACCGCGAGCGTGTCTCCCTGTCGCTCAAGGCTACGCAGGAAGACCCGTGGCAGACCTTCGCCCGCACCCACGCCCTCGGCCAGGTTGTTCCGGGTAAGGTCACCAAGCTCGTTCCGTTCGGTGCGTTCGTCCGCGTCGAAGACGGCATCGAAGGCCTGGTCCACATCTCCGAGCTGGCTGTCCGCCACGTGGAGCTGGCAGAGCAGGTTGTCTCCGTTGGCGACGAGCTGTTCGTCAAGGTCATCGACATCGACCTCGAGCGCCGCCGTATCTCCCTCTCCCTCAAGCAGGCCAACGAGGGCGTCGACGCCGACAGCACCGAATTCGATCCGGCTCTCTACGGCATGGCCGCAGAGTACGACGAAGAGGGCAACTACAAGTACCCCGAGGGCTTCGATCCCGAGTCCAACGAATGGCTCGAGGGCTACGAGAACCAGCGCGCCGCCTGGGAGCAGCAGTACGCTGACGCCCAGACCCGCTGGGAAGCACACAAGAAGCAGGTTGCCCAGCACGCTGCCGACGACGCTGCAGCTGCAACGTCCGGTGACAGCGATTCCGGCACCACCAGCTACTCCTCCGAGCCTGCTGCCGCCGACACCGGTGCCGGCACCCTGGCTTCGGACGAGGCACTTGCTGCTCTCCGCGAGAAGCTGACCGGCAACTAA
- a CDS encoding GNAT family N-acetyltransferase — MAELSGNYEIRRFPAVSEGNDGYDEAATWVRAVAFGFHESTRTPEHVAKALTTYEADGRVLTGAYQTGEVAQASLPADVPVATFATFRKSLNIGFGRMLESQLVTAVTVRTSHRRRGLLRRMMSEDLRLAKEDGVAMAALTASEGTIYGRFGYGVASFERKVHVDTTARFSVRHQPVGNVEIADPKVLLELAPEIFGRVHRLTPGSISRQDWYRQLASGSLGREGKEDPAIKVALHYSADGIPDGYVSYKFLGWDTEPYTVEVVDLVAAGNSAYLELWQFLGAIDLVERVSWSEAPLDDPLAWALTDPRCIVSSDSRDMLWLRILDAAQALEARHYPADGRLVLEVNDPLGLTAGTFALDVVGGQAAVERLPEGAAADLSLDISALSSIYLGAVCPVTLAAAGRIGENSPGSALTARQMFGVERSTHCLTHF, encoded by the coding sequence GTGGCTGAACTGAGCGGTAACTATGAGATCCGGCGCTTCCCTGCGGTGTCCGAAGGCAACGACGGCTATGACGAAGCTGCCACGTGGGTCCGGGCCGTGGCCTTCGGTTTCCACGAATCCACGCGGACACCCGAGCACGTGGCAAAGGCGCTCACCACCTACGAAGCCGACGGCCGGGTGCTGACCGGGGCCTACCAGACGGGAGAGGTGGCACAGGCGTCGCTGCCCGCGGACGTTCCCGTGGCCACCTTTGCCACCTTCCGGAAAAGCCTCAACATCGGCTTTGGCCGCATGCTGGAAAGCCAGCTCGTTACGGCAGTGACCGTCCGCACCTCGCACCGCCGGCGCGGCCTGCTGCGCCGGATGATGAGCGAGGACCTGCGCCTGGCCAAAGAAGACGGCGTTGCCATGGCCGCCCTGACCGCCTCGGAAGGAACCATCTACGGCCGCTTCGGGTACGGCGTGGCCAGCTTCGAACGCAAGGTCCATGTGGACACCACGGCCCGGTTCAGTGTGAGGCACCAGCCCGTGGGCAATGTTGAGATCGCAGATCCCAAGGTACTGCTGGAACTCGCGCCGGAAATCTTCGGCCGCGTGCACCGGCTCACGCCCGGCTCCATCAGCCGGCAGGACTGGTACCGGCAGCTGGCATCGGGTTCCCTTGGCCGGGAAGGCAAGGAGGATCCTGCCATCAAGGTGGCCCTGCACTATTCAGCTGACGGAATTCCCGATGGCTACGTGTCCTATAAATTCCTTGGCTGGGACACTGAGCCCTACACGGTGGAAGTGGTTGACCTCGTGGCGGCCGGAAACAGTGCCTACCTCGAACTCTGGCAGTTCCTCGGCGCCATCGATCTCGTGGAGCGGGTCTCCTGGTCCGAAGCGCCACTGGATGACCCGCTGGCCTGGGCGCTGACCGACCCCCGTTGCATCGTTTCCTCGGACAGCCGGGACATGCTGTGGCTTCGCATCCTGGACGCCGCCCAGGCGCTGGAAGCCAGGCACTACCCGGCAGACGGCCGGCTGGTCCTCGAAGTCAACGACCCCCTCGGCCTCACGGCGGGAACGTTCGCCCTCGACGTCGTCGGCGGCCAGGCCGCCGTCGAACGCCTTCCGGAAGGTGCCGCGGCGGACCTGTCCCTGGACATCTCCGCCCTGTCCTCCATCTACCTGGGCGCCGTATGCCCGGTCACGCTGGCAGCGGCAGGACGCATCGGGGAGAACTCGCCGGGCTCGGCGCTGACGGCCCGCCAGATGTTCGGCGTCGAACGGTCCACGCACTGCCTGACGCACTTCTGA